In a genomic window of Amycolatopsis japonica:
- a CDS encoding TetR/AcrR family transcriptional regulator: protein MAGRSWAGTTLDDRKAARRGQLVDAGLDLLGTQGSAGVSVRAVCRHAKLTERYFYESFTDREELVVAVYEHIGEQARQALVDAVSDTAEPAERAKAAVRAFVELMLDDPRKGRVLLLAPITDPALTTRGIALLPSFAELVSGQLSHGDAAERQMTSIGLVGALSNVFIAYLDGSLKVSRERLIEHCVRLVLGADRQP, encoded by the coding sequence ATGGCCGGCCGCAGCTGGGCAGGCACGACCCTGGACGACCGCAAGGCCGCGAGGCGGGGACAGCTCGTCGACGCGGGCCTCGACCTGCTCGGCACCCAGGGCAGCGCGGGGGTGAGCGTCCGCGCGGTGTGCCGCCACGCCAAGCTGACCGAGCGGTACTTCTACGAGAGCTTCACCGACCGCGAAGAACTGGTCGTCGCGGTCTACGAGCACATCGGCGAGCAGGCCCGGCAAGCGCTGGTCGACGCGGTGAGCGACACGGCCGAACCCGCCGAACGGGCGAAGGCGGCCGTCCGCGCCTTCGTCGAGTTGATGCTCGACGACCCGCGCAAGGGCCGGGTGCTCCTGCTCGCGCCGATCACCGATCCCGCGCTGACGACGCGCGGGATCGCGCTCCTCCCCTCGTTCGCCGAACTGGTCAGCGGGCAGCTGTCCCACGGTGACGCGGCCGAGCGGCAGATGACCTCGATCGGGCTGGTGGGCGCGCTGAGCAACGTGTTCATCGCCTACCTCGACGGCTCGCTCAAGGTGAGCCGCGAGCGCCTGATCGAGCATTGCGTCCGCCTCGTGCTCGGCGCCGACCGTCAACCCTGA
- a CDS encoding acetaldehyde dehydrogenase (acetylating) gives MAQRKAVAAIVGPGNIGTDLLAKLRRSEHVEVRYMVGVDPDSDGLAKAAELGLETSAGGVDWLLSRDELPDLVFEATSAKAHLANAPRYATAGIRAIDLTPAAVGPFTCPAVGLPERLDVPNVNLITCGGQATIPIVHAVSRVTPVPYAEIVASVSSRSAGPGTRANIDEFTATTARGIELVGGASRGKAIIIINPVEPPMIMRDTVFCAIDPDADFDAVSESIHRMVETVQGYVPGYTLKADPQYDPPRPGWSGQARVAVFLEVAGNGDFLPKYAGNLDIMTAAAARVGDLLATQEVAA, from the coding sequence ATGGCGCAACGGAAAGCGGTGGCCGCGATCGTCGGTCCCGGGAACATCGGCACCGACCTGCTCGCGAAGCTGAGGCGCAGCGAGCACGTCGAGGTGCGGTACATGGTCGGCGTGGACCCGGATTCGGACGGGCTGGCGAAGGCCGCGGAGCTCGGGTTGGAGACCTCCGCCGGTGGTGTCGACTGGCTGCTTTCGCGGGACGAGCTGCCGGACCTGGTCTTCGAGGCGACCTCGGCGAAAGCGCATCTGGCGAACGCGCCGCGGTACGCCACCGCCGGGATCCGCGCGATCGACCTGACCCCGGCCGCGGTCGGCCCGTTCACCTGCCCCGCGGTCGGCCTGCCCGAACGGCTCGACGTGCCCAACGTCAACCTCATCACCTGCGGCGGCCAGGCCACGATCCCGATCGTGCACGCGGTGTCGCGAGTGACGCCGGTGCCCTACGCCGAGATCGTCGCGTCCGTCTCGTCGCGTTCGGCCGGGCCGGGCACGCGCGCGAACATCGACGAGTTCACCGCGACGACGGCGCGCGGGATCGAACTCGTCGGGGGAGCGAGCCGCGGCAAGGCGATCATCATCATCAACCCGGTCGAACCGCCGATGATCATGCGCGACACGGTGTTCTGCGCGATCGACCCGGACGCGGACTTCGACGCGGTGAGCGAATCCATCCACCGGATGGTCGAAACCGTCCAGGGTTACGTGCCGGGCTACACGCTCAAAGCGGATCCGCAGTACGACCCACCCCGGCCGGGCTGGAGCGGGCAGGCGCGGGTCGCGGTTTTCCTGGAGGTCGCCGGGAACGGGGACTTCCTGCCGAAATACGCCGGGAATCTCGACATCATGACGGCCGCGGCCGCCCGTGTCGGTGACCTTCTGGCCACTCAGGAGGTGGCGGCATGA
- the dmpG gene encoding 4-hydroxy-2-oxovalerate aldolase, which produces MSWDDVNHEVRLVDTSLRDGSHAMAHQFTEKNVRDTVRALDDAGVSLIEVSHGDGLGGSTFNYGFSLVDERKLIEAAVDEARQAKIAVLLLPGLGTVGDLRVAADLGAGAVRIATHCTEADVSVQHFGAARELGLETVGFLMLSHMSTPEALAKQGRIMVDAGCQCVYVVDSAGALILEDAGERVAALVAEFGDEAQVGYHGHQNLSFGVANSVLAYRAGARQIDGSLVALGAGAGNSPTEVLAATFEKLGIRTGVDKDVLMDAAENVVKPYITRLPVMDRSSIVQGFAGVYSSFLLHAERAAERYDVPAHEILYRVGAAKYVGGQEDMIIDIALQLVAERGQG; this is translated from the coding sequence ATGAGCTGGGACGACGTGAACCATGAGGTCCGGCTGGTCGACACCAGCCTGCGCGACGGCAGCCACGCGATGGCGCACCAGTTCACCGAGAAGAACGTGCGCGACACCGTCCGGGCGCTCGATGACGCGGGGGTATCGCTGATCGAGGTGAGCCACGGCGACGGGCTCGGCGGCTCGACGTTCAACTACGGCTTTTCCCTTGTGGACGAACGGAAGCTGATCGAGGCGGCAGTCGACGAAGCACGGCAGGCGAAGATCGCGGTGCTGTTGCTACCGGGACTCGGCACGGTCGGCGACCTGCGGGTGGCCGCGGACCTCGGTGCCGGCGCGGTCCGGATCGCGACCCACTGCACCGAGGCCGACGTCTCCGTCCAGCATTTCGGCGCGGCGCGCGAGCTCGGGCTGGAAACGGTCGGTTTCCTGATGCTGTCCCATATGTCCACGCCCGAGGCGCTGGCGAAACAGGGCCGGATCATGGTCGACGCCGGGTGCCAGTGCGTGTACGTCGTCGACTCCGCCGGGGCGCTGATCCTGGAGGACGCGGGCGAACGAGTCGCCGCGCTGGTCGCGGAATTCGGGGACGAGGCGCAGGTCGGCTACCACGGGCACCAGAACCTGAGCTTCGGCGTCGCGAACTCGGTGCTCGCCTATCGCGCGGGCGCGCGGCAGATCGACGGTTCGCTCGTGGCGCTCGGAGCGGGCGCGGGCAACTCGCCGACCGAGGTCCTCGCGGCGACCTTCGAGAAACTCGGGATCCGCACGGGCGTCGACAAGGACGTGCTGATGGACGCGGCCGAGAACGTCGTGAAGCCCTACATCACGCGGTTGCCGGTGATGGACCGGTCGTCGATCGTGCAAGGCTTCGCCGGGGTGTACTCGAGTTTCCTTCTGCACGCCGAGCGCGCCGCGGAGCGCTACGACGTCCCGGCGCACGAGATCCTCTACCGCGTAGGCGCCGCGAAGTACGTGGGCGGGCAGGAGGACATGATCATCGACATCGCCCTGCAACTGGTCGCCGAACGCGGTCAGGGTTGA
- a CDS encoding LLM class F420-dependent oxidoreductase: protein MKLGYHLGYWSSGPPEGALDAILRAEELGFDSVWTAEGYGSDAFTPLAWWGASTSRIKLGTNIVQMSARTPTATAMHALTLDHLSGGRFVLGLGASGPQVVEGWYGQPYPKPLARTREYVDIVRKVVAREAPVTHDGQHFQLPLQGGTGLGKPLKSTVHPFRKEIPIFLAAEGPKNVALSAEICDGWLPLFFSPKSDAFYRTALEEGFSRPGARRGFDDFEVAASVPVLVHDDVEEAASWIKPSLALYIGGMGAKSVNFHHDVFARMGYEDVADKVQELYLAGRKDEATAAIPTSLVEDTSLIGPAEKIRDELAAWEETVVTTLLLRGDAATLTKVAETVG from the coding sequence ATGAAGCTTGGTTACCACCTCGGTTACTGGTCCTCCGGCCCGCCGGAGGGGGCGCTGGACGCGATCCTGCGGGCCGAAGAACTCGGTTTCGATTCGGTGTGGACCGCCGAGGGTTACGGCTCGGACGCGTTCACCCCGCTCGCCTGGTGGGGCGCGTCGACCAGCCGGATCAAGCTCGGCACCAACATCGTCCAGATGTCGGCGCGCACCCCGACCGCCACCGCCATGCACGCGCTGACGCTGGACCATCTGTCCGGCGGCCGGTTCGTGCTCGGGCTCGGCGCGTCGGGGCCGCAGGTGGTGGAAGGCTGGTACGGGCAGCCGTATCCGAAGCCGCTCGCGCGCACCCGTGAGTACGTCGACATCGTGCGGAAGGTCGTGGCGCGCGAGGCGCCGGTGACCCATGACGGGCAGCATTTCCAGTTGCCGCTTCAGGGTGGCACCGGGCTCGGCAAACCGCTGAAGTCCACAGTGCACCCGTTCCGCAAGGAGATCCCGATCTTCCTCGCCGCGGAGGGGCCCAAGAACGTGGCGCTGTCGGCGGAGATCTGCGACGGCTGGCTCCCGTTGTTCTTCTCGCCCAAAAGCGATGCCTTCTATCGGACGGCTTTGGAGGAGGGCTTCTCGCGGCCCGGCGCCCGGCGCGGCTTCGACGATTTCGAGGTCGCCGCGTCCGTTCCGGTGCTCGTCCACGACGACGTCGAAGAGGCCGCGAGCTGGATCAAACCGTCGCTCGCGCTCTACATCGGCGGTATGGGCGCGAAATCGGTCAACTTCCACCATGACGTCTTCGCGCGGATGGGATACGAGGACGTCGCCGACAAGGTCCAGGAGCTGTATCTGGCCGGGCGCAAGGACGAGGCGACGGCCGCGATCCCGACTTCACTGGTCGAGGACACGTCGCTGATCGGGCCGGCGGAGAAGATCCGCGACGAACTCGCGGCGTGGGAGGAGACCGTGGTGACCACGCTGCTGCTGCGCGGGGATGCCGCGACGCTCACAAAGGTTGCCGAAACCGTCGGGTAG
- a CDS encoding oxygenase MpaB family protein, with product MTQPRPLGPDSLTWKYFGDWRGLLIALWAGSMQNMHPELGAGVEEHSRFFEERWQRLFRSLYPIGGVIYDGPRARQTALEVRGYHDRIKGVDKHGRRYHALNPDTFYWAHSTFFVSAILIADNFCGGIGEAEKRKLFEEHVQWYEMYGMSMRPVPESWEDFQLYWKRMCEDVLEDNKATRDVLEIQDIAKPHFLPWLPDFAWNLVRGQVARNFVWLTIGLYDPPIRERLGYTWTERDERRHRRVGKLINAAFRLVPRDRRYHPRARAGWRRERGELAPDAPLVETPARNLPPLSERGKPEHYSPNV from the coding sequence ATGACGCAGCCACGGCCGCTGGGACCGGATTCGCTGACCTGGAAGTACTTCGGCGACTGGCGCGGGCTGCTCATCGCGCTCTGGGCCGGATCCATGCAGAACATGCACCCCGAGCTGGGCGCGGGCGTCGAAGAGCACTCGCGGTTCTTCGAGGAGCGCTGGCAGCGGCTGTTCCGCTCGCTCTACCCGATCGGGGGAGTGATCTACGACGGCCCGCGGGCGCGGCAGACCGCGCTGGAGGTGCGGGGTTACCACGATCGGATCAAGGGCGTCGACAAACACGGGCGGCGCTATCACGCGCTCAACCCGGACACGTTCTACTGGGCGCATTCGACGTTCTTCGTGAGCGCGATCCTCATCGCCGACAACTTCTGCGGCGGCATCGGCGAGGCCGAGAAGCGGAAACTGTTCGAAGAGCACGTGCAGTGGTACGAGATGTACGGGATGAGCATGCGCCCGGTGCCGGAGTCGTGGGAGGACTTCCAGCTGTACTGGAAGCGCATGTGCGAGGACGTGCTGGAGGACAACAAGGCCACGCGCGACGTCCTCGAGATCCAGGACATCGCGAAACCGCATTTCCTGCCCTGGCTGCCGGATTTCGCGTGGAACCTCGTGCGCGGGCAGGTGGCGCGGAACTTCGTCTGGCTGACGATCGGCCTGTACGACCCGCCGATCCGTGAGCGGCTCGGTTACACCTGGACCGAACGCGACGAGCGACGGCACCGCCGGGTGGGGAAGCTGATCAACGCGGCGTTCAGGTTGGTCCCGCGCGATCGCCGCTACCACCCGCGGGCGAGGGCCGGCTGGCGCCGCGAGCGTGGCGAACTGGCCCCGGACGCGCCGTTGGTCGAGACTCCCGCGAGGAACCTTCCGCCGCTTTCGGAGCGGGGCAAACCCGAGCACTACTCACCGAACGTCTGA
- a CDS encoding IclR family transcriptional regulator: MRAAGRNDDTERTGADGLVAARISALLSAFRPGDDALGVSELARRTGLAKSTVHRLTGHLVATGLLEREGAALRLGLKLFEIGQLAVRRRGLVEAARPYLADLREATRNTVHLAVLEGTEVVYLDILRGPDAPSLPSRIGGRFPAHATGVGKAILAFSPESVVTQVIDAGLPRVSVRTITAAGLLRRQLAKIHGEGIAFEREESGVGVVCAASPLLDAHGVAVAALSISGWANRMHTNRVAPAVRTAALALSRTL; this comes from the coding sequence ATGCGTGCCGCTGGGCGGAACGACGACACCGAACGAACCGGAGCGGACGGCCTCGTCGCCGCCCGGATCTCCGCGCTGCTCTCAGCCTTCCGGCCCGGCGACGACGCGCTCGGCGTCTCCGAGCTGGCACGGCGGACCGGGCTGGCGAAGTCGACCGTCCACCGGCTCACCGGACATCTGGTCGCGACCGGTCTGCTCGAACGCGAGGGCGCGGCGTTGCGGCTCGGGCTCAAGCTGTTCGAGATCGGCCAGCTGGCGGTCCGGCGGCGTGGACTGGTCGAGGCGGCGCGGCCGTATCTCGCCGATCTGCGCGAGGCGACCCGCAACACCGTGCACCTCGCCGTGCTGGAAGGCACCGAGGTGGTCTATCTCGACATCCTGCGGGGGCCCGACGCTCCATCGCTGCCGTCCCGGATCGGTGGCCGGTTCCCCGCGCACGCCACCGGCGTCGGCAAGGCGATCCTCGCCTTCTCGCCGGAATCCGTGGTGACACAGGTGATCGACGCCGGCTTGCCCCGCGTCAGCGTGCGGACGATCACCGCCGCCGGTCTGCTGCGCCGTCAGCTCGCCAAGATCCACGGCGAGGGGATCGCGTTCGAGCGGGAGGAGTCCGGCGTCGGCGTCGTCTGCGCCGCGAGCCCGCTGCTCGACGCGCACGGTGTCGCGGTGGCGGCGTTGTCGATCTCCGGCTGGGCGAATCGCATGCACACCAACCGCGTCGCGCCGGCGGTCCGGACCGCGGCTTTGGCTCTTTCTCGCACCCTGTAA